The Streptomyces laurentii genome contains a region encoding:
- a CDS encoding citrate (pro-3S)-lyase subunit beta (Citrate lyase beta subunit [Carbohydrate transport andmetabolism]; COG2301;~citrate (pro-3S)-lyase subunit beta [Rhodococcus jostii RHA1];~identified by MetaGeneAnnotator; putative), protein MTTPSSPVNRLRPRRSCLAVPGSNPRFLEKAQGLAADQVFLDLEDACAPLAKPEARHTIVKFLNEGDWTGKTRVVRVNDWTTHWTYRDVVTVVEGAGQNLDCIMLPKVQNAEQIVALDLLLTQIEKTMGFEVGKIGIEAQIENAQGLVNVNAIAQASQRVETIIFGPADFMASINMKSLVVGEQPPGYPADAYHHILMSILMAARANNLQAIDGPYLQIRNQEGYRAVAQRAAALGFDGKWVLHPDQVAAANEIFSPSQEDFDHAELILDAYDYYTSEAGGKKGSAMLGDEMIDEASRKMALVISGKGRAAGMKRTSTFELPGSEKKAEA, encoded by the coding sequence ATGACCACGCCCTCTTCCCCCGTGAACCGGCTGCGCCCGCGCCGCTCGTGCCTTGCGGTCCCCGGCTCCAACCCGCGGTTCCTGGAGAAGGCCCAGGGCCTCGCCGCCGACCAGGTCTTCCTGGACCTGGAGGACGCCTGCGCGCCGCTGGCCAAGCCGGAGGCCCGGCACACCATCGTGAAGTTCCTCAACGAGGGCGACTGGACCGGCAAGACGCGCGTCGTGCGGGTCAACGACTGGACGACCCACTGGACGTACCGTGACGTCGTCACCGTCGTCGAGGGCGCCGGCCAGAACCTCGACTGCATCATGCTGCCGAAGGTGCAGAACGCCGAGCAGATCGTGGCGCTCGACCTGCTGCTCACCCAGATCGAGAAGACCATGGGCTTCGAGGTCGGCAAGATCGGCATCGAGGCGCAGATCGAGAACGCCCAGGGTCTGGTCAACGTGAACGCGATCGCCCAGGCGTCGCAGCGCGTCGAGACCATCATCTTCGGCCCGGCCGACTTCATGGCCTCGATCAACATGAAGTCGCTGGTCGTCGGCGAGCAGCCGCCCGGCTACCCGGCGGACGCCTACCACCACATCCTGATGAGCATCCTGATGGCCGCCCGCGCCAACAACCTGCAGGCGATCGACGGCCCGTACCTCCAGATCCGCAACCAGGAGGGCTACCGCGCGGTCGCGCAGCGCGCCGCCGCCCTCGGCTTCGACGGCAAGTGGGTGCTGCACCCGGACCAGGTCGCCGCCGCGAACGAGATCTTCTCGCCCTCGCAGGAGGACTTCGACCACGCGGAGCTCATCCTCGACGCGTACGACTACTACACGTCCGAGGCCGGCGGGAAGAAGGGCTCGGCGATGCTCGGCGACGAGATGATCGACGAGGCCTCCCGCAAGATGGCGCTGGTGATCTCCGGCAAGGGCCGGGCCGCCGGAATGAAGCGCACCAGCACGTTCGAACTGCCCGGTTCGGAAAAGAAGGCGGAGGCCTGA
- a CDS encoding methylmalonyl-CoA mutase (B12 binding site [chemical binding];~Coenzyme B12-dependent-methylmalonyl coenzyme A (CoA) mutase (MCM)-like family; contains proteins similar to MCM, and the large subunit of Streptomyces coenzyme B12-dependent isobutyryl-CoA mutase (ICM). MCM catalyzes the isomerization of...; cl00817;~cobalt ligand [ion binding];~identified by MetaGeneAnnotator; putative;~methylmalonyl CoA mutase B12 binding domain. This domain binds to B12 (adenosylcobamide), which initiates the conversion of succinyl CoA and methylmalonyl CoA by forming an adenosyl radical, which then undergoes a rearrangement exchanging a hydrogen atom...; cd02071;~methylmalonyl-CoA mutase [Amycolatopsis mediterranei U32]): MTERQKDRPWLMRTYAGHSTAEASNELYRRNLAKGQTGLSVAFDLPTQTGYDPDHVLARGEVGRVGVPVSHLGDMRRLFQDIPLEQMNTSMTINATAMWLLALYQVVAEEQGADITKLQGTTQNDIVKEYLSRGTHVFPPGPSLRLTTDMIAYTVNHIPKWNPINICSYHLQEAGATPVQEIAYAMSTAIAVLDAVRDSGQVPAERFGEVVARISFFVNAGVRFVEEMCKMRAFGRIWDRIARERYGIEDARQRRFRYGVQVNSLGLTEAQPENNVQRIVLEMLAVTLSKDARARAVQLPAWNEALGLPRPWDQQWSLRIQQVLAHESDLLEYEDIFAGSHVIEAKVDALVGECLAEIERIQEMGGAMAAVESGYLKAQLVSSHAERRARIESGEEKIIGVNIFETTEPNPLTADLDTAIQTVDPAVEARVVAGLGTWRDTRYQPPFNHPRPCKALERLKEAAKGTGNLMEATLECARAGVTTGEWAGALREVFGEFRAPTGVSSAPVAVPAEEGSPLAEVRHKVDATARDLGVGKLRFLVGKPGLDGHSNGAEQIAVRARDAGFEVVYQGIRLTPAQIVDAALEEDVHAVGLSILSGSHAQLVPDVLDRLRDAGAADIPVVVGGIIPHADAEELRAAGVAAVFTPKDFGITGIIGRIVDEIRNANQLSPLERTEVPA; the protein is encoded by the coding sequence ATGACAGAGCGCCAGAAGGACCGGCCGTGGCTCATGCGGACGTACGCCGGCCACTCCACGGCCGAGGCGTCGAACGAGCTGTACCGGCGCAACCTCGCCAAGGGCCAGACCGGCCTCTCGGTCGCGTTCGACCTGCCCACGCAGACCGGCTACGACCCCGACCACGTCCTCGCCCGCGGCGAGGTCGGCCGGGTCGGCGTGCCGGTCTCGCACCTCGGTGACATGCGGCGGCTGTTCCAGGACATCCCCCTGGAACAGATGAACACCTCGATGACCATCAACGCCACCGCCATGTGGCTCCTGGCGCTCTACCAGGTGGTGGCCGAGGAGCAGGGCGCGGACATCACCAAGCTCCAGGGCACCACACAGAACGACATCGTGAAGGAGTACCTGTCGCGCGGGACGCACGTCTTCCCGCCCGGACCGTCGCTCCGCCTCACGACGGACATGATCGCGTACACGGTCAACCACATCCCGAAGTGGAACCCGATCAACATCTGCAGCTACCACCTGCAGGAGGCGGGCGCCACGCCGGTCCAGGAGATCGCGTACGCGATGTCCACGGCGATCGCCGTCCTCGACGCGGTCCGTGACTCCGGCCAGGTCCCGGCGGAGCGGTTCGGCGAGGTCGTCGCCCGGATCTCGTTCTTCGTGAACGCGGGCGTCCGGTTCGTCGAGGAGATGTGCAAGATGCGCGCCTTCGGCCGCATCTGGGACCGGATCGCCCGGGAGCGGTACGGCATCGAGGACGCCAGGCAGCGGCGTTTCCGGTACGGCGTGCAGGTCAACTCGCTCGGTCTGACCGAGGCGCAGCCGGAGAACAACGTCCAGCGGATCGTCCTGGAGATGCTGGCCGTCACCCTCTCCAAGGACGCCCGCGCCCGCGCCGTCCAGCTCCCGGCCTGGAACGAGGCGCTCGGCCTGCCGCGTCCCTGGGACCAGCAGTGGTCGCTCCGTATCCAGCAGGTGCTCGCGCACGAGTCGGACCTGCTGGAGTACGAGGACATCTTCGCGGGCTCGCACGTCATCGAGGCCAAGGTGGACGCCCTGGTCGGGGAGTGCCTGGCCGAGATCGAGCGGATCCAGGAGATGGGCGGCGCGATGGCGGCCGTCGAGTCCGGCTACCTGAAGGCGCAGCTGGTCTCCTCGCACGCCGAACGGCGGGCCCGGATCGAGTCCGGCGAGGAGAAGATCATCGGCGTCAACATCTTCGAGACGACCGAGCCGAACCCGCTCACCGCCGACCTGGACACCGCGATCCAGACCGTCGACCCGGCCGTCGAGGCCCGCGTCGTGGCCGGTCTCGGCACCTGGCGGGACACCCGCTACCAGCCGCCGTTCAACCACCCGCGCCCGTGCAAGGCGCTGGAGCGGCTGAAGGAGGCCGCGAAGGGCACCGGCAACCTCATGGAGGCGACCCTGGAGTGCGCCCGCGCCGGTGTCACGACCGGCGAGTGGGCCGGGGCGCTGCGCGAGGTCTTCGGCGAGTTCCGCGCGCCGACCGGCGTGTCGTCGGCCCCGGTCGCGGTGCCGGCCGAGGAGGGCTCGCCGCTCGCCGAGGTGCGCCACAAGGTCGACGCGACCGCCCGGGACCTGGGCGTGGGCAAGCTCCGCTTCCTGGTCGGCAAGCCGGGCCTGGACGGGCACTCCAACGGTGCCGAGCAGATCGCCGTACGGGCCCGTGACGCCGGGTTCGAGGTGGTCTACCAGGGCATCCGGCTGACGCCCGCGCAGATCGTGGACGCCGCCCTGGAGGAGGACGTGCACGCGGTCGGTCTGTCGATCCTCTCCGGCTCGCACGCGCAGCTCGTCCCGGACGTGCTCGACCGGCTGCGGGACGCCGGCGCGGCCGACATCCCGGTCGTCGTCGGCGGGATCATCCCGCACGCCGACGCCGAGGAGCTCCGGGCGGCCGGAGTGGCCGCCGTCTTCACCCCGAAGGACTTCGGTATCACCGGGATCATCGGACGTATCGTCGACGAGATCCGGAATGCCAACCAGCTCAGCCCCCTCGAACGTACGGAGGTCCCCGCATGA
- a CDS encoding crotonyl-CoA reductase (Medium chain reductase/dehydrogenase (MDR)/zinc-dependent alcohol dehydrogenase-like family; cl16912;~NAD(P) binding site [chemical binding];~TIGRFAM: crotonyl-CoA reductase; PFAM: Alcohol dehydrogenase zinc-binding domain protein; Alcohol dehydrogenase GroES domain protein; KEGG: fal:FRAAL5913 crotonyl CoA reductase;~crotonyl-CoA reductase [Frankia sp. EAN1pec];~crotonyl-CoA reductase; TIGR01751;~identified by MetaGeneAnnotator; putative), which yields MKDILDAIQSPDSTSADFASLKLPESYRAVTVHKDEQEMFAGQASRDKDPRTSLHLDEVPLPELGPGEALVAVMASSVNYNSVWSSIFEPVSTFAFLERYGRLSELTKRHDLPYHIIGSDLSGVVLRTGPGVNAWKPGDEVVAHCLSVELESSDGHNDTMLDPEQRIWGFETNFGGLAEIALVKSNQLMPKPGHLSWEEAAAPGLVNSTAYRQLVSRNGAGMKQGDNVLIWGASGGLGSYATQFALAGGANPICVVSSPEKADICRAMGAEAVIDRNAEGYKFWKDEHTQDPREWKRLGSRIRELTGGEDVDIVFEHPGRETFGASVYVTRKGGTIVTCASTSGYQHEYDNRYLWMSLKKIVGSHFANYREAWEANRLVAKGKIHPTLSKVYSLEETGQAAYDVHRNLHQGKVGVLALAPEEGMGVRDQETRAKHLDAINRFRNV from the coding sequence GTGAAGGACATCCTGGACGCGATCCAGTCGCCCGACTCCACCTCGGCCGACTTCGCCAGCCTGAAGCTCCCCGAGTCGTACCGCGCCGTGACCGTCCACAAGGACGAGCAGGAGATGTTCGCGGGGCAGGCCAGCCGCGACAAGGACCCGCGCACGTCGCTCCACCTGGACGAGGTCCCGCTCCCCGAGCTGGGCCCGGGCGAGGCCCTGGTCGCCGTGATGGCCTCCTCCGTGAACTACAACTCGGTCTGGTCCTCGATCTTCGAGCCGGTGTCGACCTTCGCGTTCCTGGAGCGTTACGGCCGCCTGTCGGAGCTGACCAAGCGCCACGACCTGCCGTACCACATCATCGGTTCCGACCTCTCGGGCGTCGTGCTGCGCACCGGCCCCGGCGTCAACGCCTGGAAGCCGGGCGACGAGGTCGTCGCGCACTGCCTGTCGGTCGAGCTGGAGTCCTCCGACGGCCACAACGACACGATGCTCGACCCCGAGCAGCGCATCTGGGGCTTCGAGACCAACTTCGGCGGCCTCGCCGAGATCGCCCTGGTCAAGTCCAACCAGCTGATGCCGAAGCCCGGCCACCTCAGCTGGGAGGAGGCGGCGGCGCCCGGCCTGGTCAACTCCACCGCGTACCGCCAGCTGGTCTCCCGCAACGGCGCCGGCATGAAGCAGGGCGACAACGTGCTGATCTGGGGTGCGAGCGGCGGCCTCGGCTCGTACGCCACGCAGTTCGCGCTGGCCGGCGGCGCCAACCCGATCTGTGTCGTCTCCTCCCCCGAGAAGGCCGACATCTGCCGCGCCATGGGTGCCGAGGCGGTCATCGACCGGAACGCCGAGGGCTACAAGTTCTGGAAGGACGAGCACACCCAGGACCCGCGCGAGTGGAAGCGCCTCGGTTCGCGGATCCGTGAGCTGACCGGCGGCGAGGACGTCGACATCGTCTTCGAGCACCCGGGCCGCGAGACCTTCGGCGCGTCCGTCTACGTCACCCGCAAGGGCGGCACGATCGTGACCTGCGCGTCCACCTCGGGGTACCAGCACGAGTACGACAACCGCTACCTGTGGATGTCGCTGAAGAAGATCGTCGGCTCGCACTTCGCCAACTACCGCGAGGCGTGGGAGGCCAACCGCCTGGTCGCCAAGGGCAAGATCCACCCGACGCTGTCCAAGGTGTACTCCCTGGAGGAGACCGGGCAGGCCGCGTACGACGTGCACCGCAACCTGCACCAGGGCAAGGTCGGCGTGCTCGCCCTCGCTCCCGAGGAGGGCATGGGTGTGCGCGACCAGGAGACGCGCGCCAAGCACCTCGACGCGATCAATCGCTTCCGGAACGTCTGA
- a CDS encoding hypothetical protein (identified by MetaGeneAnnotator; putative;~sequence version:1) yields MVGRAGACDAGVRAHGRHRPWGQPANGGFPGAGRPDEINVWHAVSPDKALRANNFTQMRSGVHG; encoded by the coding sequence GTGGTGGGGCGCGCGGGTGCCTGTGACGCAGGCGTCCGGGCGCACGGGCGACATCGGCCGTGGGGACAGCCGGCGAACGGGGGATTCCCGGGCGCCGGCCGCCCGGACGAGATCAACGTATGGCACGCCGTGTCACCTGACAAGGCACTGCGTGCCAACAATTTCACTCAGATGCGATCTGGTGTTCACGGATGA
- a CDS encoding tetR-family transcriptional regulator (Helix-turn-helix domains; cl00088;~TetR-family transcriptional regulator [Streptomyces albus J1074];~identified by MetaGeneAnnotator; putative;~mycofactocin system transcriptional regulator; TIGR03968) — protein MQYVRGMPKAAKTPRATSTPDAPESAAGTRAAAQRLKMRRELAAAAMELFATKGYEATTVDEIAAAAGVARRTFFRHFRSKEEAIFPDHDDTLVRAEAVLNAAPPHEHPLDTVCRGIKEVMKMYAGAPAVSVARYRLTREVPTLREREIASVARYERLFTRYLLGHFDERDHHDGNDDPLLAEVAASAVVTAHNHVLRRWLRAGGQGDVETQLDHAFAIVRDTFGSGIGARPGTAGAGAGAGAAPRAEEAPAPGRAPAATASTTGDVVVAVARTDAPLDEIMQTIQQALSRG, from the coding sequence ATGCAGTACGTTCGGGGCATGCCCAAGGCCGCCAAGACACCCCGTGCCACGTCCACGCCCGACGCCCCGGAGAGCGCGGCAGGGACCCGTGCCGCCGCGCAGCGGCTCAAAATGCGCCGGGAACTGGCCGCCGCGGCCATGGAACTCTTCGCCACCAAGGGCTACGAGGCCACCACCGTCGACGAGATCGCGGCGGCGGCCGGGGTCGCCCGCCGGACCTTCTTCCGGCACTTCCGCTCCAAGGAAGAGGCGATCTTCCCCGACCACGACGACACCCTGGTGCGCGCCGAGGCGGTCCTCAACGCCGCCCCGCCGCACGAGCACCCGCTCGACACGGTGTGCCGGGGCATCAAGGAGGTCATGAAGATGTACGCGGGCGCGCCCGCCGTCTCCGTGGCCCGCTACCGCCTCACCCGCGAGGTGCCGACCCTCCGCGAACGCGAGATCGCCTCGGTGGCCCGCTACGAGCGGCTGTTCACCCGCTACCTCCTCGGCCACTTCGACGAGCGCGACCACCACGACGGCAACGACGACCCGCTGCTGGCCGAGGTCGCCGCGTCGGCGGTCGTCACCGCCCACAACCACGTCCTGCGCCGCTGGCTCCGCGCGGGCGGCCAGGGCGACGTGGAGACCCAGCTCGACCACGCCTTCGCCATCGTCCGCGACACTTTCGGCAGCGGCATAGGCGCCCGGCCGGGGACGGCGGGAGCGGGGGCGGGCGCGGGGGCCGCGCCGCGAGCGGAGGAGGCGCCGGCCCCGGGACGGGCACCGGCGGCCACCGCCTCGACGACCGGCGACGTCGTGGTCGCCGTGGCCCGCACCGACGCCCCCCTGGACGAGATCATGCAGACGATCCAGCAGGCACTTTCCCGGGGCTGA
- a CDS encoding 3-hydroxybutyryl-CoA dehydrogenase (3-hydroxyacyl-CoA dehydrogenase [Lipidmetabolism]; COG1250;~3-hydroxyacyl-CoA dehydrogenase, C-terminal domain; pfam00725;~3-hydroxyacyl-CoA dehydrogenase, NAD binding domain; pfam02737;~3-hydroxybutyryl-CoA dehydrogenase; 3-hydroxyacyl-CoA dehydrogenase [Streptomyces venezuelae ATCC10712];~3-hydroxybutyryl-CoA dehydrogenase; Validated;~identified by MetaGeneAnnotator; putative) — MGSGIADILARAGREVVGIDISDAAAARAVTALENSTTRAVARGRVTEEERQSTLARFRTSSDLQAAADADLVIEVVPESYETKQEVFRALDGIVRPDAILATGTNALSVTRLAADSAHPERVLGLHFFAPVQAMKLVEVVSSVLTDPRAVDAVTRLAQELGKEPVAVGDRPGFVADGLLFGYLNQAAAMYEAHYASREDIDAAMKLGCGLPMGPLALLDLIGIDTARTVLDAMYAASHDRLHAPAPILKQLSEAGLTGRKAGRGFYTYEGPGSATTVPDALTPRAAEAAGAGREVRSVGVAGSGTMASGIAEVFAKAGYDVVLAARSQEKADTAKARIAKSLARSVDKGRMTGEARDETLARISPAGALDAFADVDLAVEAVAEDLEIKQELFARLDKICKPGTVLATTTSSLPVIACARATSRPQDVIGMHFFNPAPAMKLVEIVRTVLTADDVHATVREVTTKVRKHPVDCGDRAGFIVNALLFPYLNNAVKMVQEHYATLDDIDTAMKLGGGYPMGPFELLDVVGLDVSLAIEKVLHREFRDPGLAPAPLLEHLVAAGCLGRKTGRGFREYARR, encoded by the coding sequence ATGGGCTCGGGCATCGCCGACATCCTGGCCCGTGCCGGCCGCGAGGTCGTCGGCATCGACATCAGCGACGCCGCGGCCGCCCGGGCCGTCACCGCGCTCGAGAACTCCACCACCCGCGCCGTGGCCCGAGGCCGCGTCACCGAGGAGGAGCGGCAGAGCACGCTCGCCCGGTTCCGTACCTCCTCCGACCTCCAAGCGGCCGCCGACGCCGACCTCGTGATCGAGGTCGTGCCCGAGTCGTACGAGACCAAGCAGGAGGTCTTCCGGGCCCTCGACGGCATCGTCCGCCCCGACGCGATCCTCGCCACCGGCACCAACGCGCTGTCCGTGACCCGGCTCGCCGCCGACTCGGCCCACCCCGAGCGGGTGCTCGGCCTGCACTTCTTCGCCCCCGTCCAGGCCATGAAGCTGGTCGAGGTCGTCTCCTCGGTGCTGACCGACCCGCGCGCCGTCGACGCCGTCACCCGGCTCGCGCAGGAGCTCGGCAAGGAGCCCGTGGCGGTCGGCGACAGGCCCGGCTTCGTCGCCGACGGGCTGCTCTTCGGCTACCTCAACCAGGCCGCCGCGATGTACGAGGCCCACTACGCCTCCCGCGAGGACATCGACGCCGCGATGAAGCTCGGCTGCGGACTGCCGATGGGCCCGCTCGCACTGCTCGACCTGATCGGCATCGACACCGCCCGGACCGTCCTCGACGCGATGTACGCCGCCTCTCACGACCGGCTGCACGCCCCCGCCCCGATCCTGAAGCAGCTCAGCGAGGCCGGCCTGACCGGCCGCAAGGCGGGCCGCGGCTTCTACACGTACGAGGGCCCGGGCTCCGCCACCACCGTCCCCGACGCGCTCACCCCGCGGGCGGCGGAAGCCGCGGGCGCGGGCCGCGAGGTCCGCTCGGTCGGCGTCGCCGGCTCCGGCACCATGGCCTCTGGCATCGCCGAGGTCTTCGCGAAGGCCGGTTACGACGTGGTCCTCGCCGCCCGTTCACAGGAGAAGGCGGACACCGCCAAGGCCCGGATCGCGAAGTCCCTGGCCCGCTCGGTCGACAAGGGCCGCATGACGGGCGAGGCGCGCGACGAGACACTGGCCCGGATCAGCCCCGCCGGTGCCCTCGACGCCTTCGCCGACGTCGACCTGGCGGTCGAGGCGGTCGCCGAGGACCTGGAGATCAAGCAGGAGCTCTTCGCCCGCCTCGACAAGATCTGCAAGCCGGGCACGGTGCTCGCCACCACGACCTCCTCGCTGCCCGTCATCGCCTGCGCCCGGGCCACGAGCCGCCCGCAGGACGTCATCGGCATGCACTTCTTCAACCCGGCGCCCGCGATGAAGCTGGTGGAGATCGTCCGTACGGTGCTGACCGCCGACGATGTCCACGCCACCGTCCGCGAGGTCACCACCAAGGTCCGCAAGCACCCGGTGGACTGCGGCGACCGCGCCGGCTTCATCGTCAACGCGCTGCTGTTCCCCTACCTCAACAACGCGGTCAAGATGGTCCAGGAGCACTACGCGACGCTCGACGACATCGACACCGCGATGAAGCTCGGCGGCGGCTACCCGATGGGGCCGTTCGAACTGCTCGACGTGGTCGGCCTCGACGTCTCCCTGGCCATCGAGAAGGTGCTGCACCGCGAGTTCCGCGACCCGGGCCTGGCCCCGGCCCCGCTCCTCGAGCACCTGGTGGCCGCGGGCTGCCTCGGCCGCAAGACGGGCCGCGGCTTCCGCGAATATGCCCGCCGCTGA
- a CDS encoding M18 family aminopeptidase (identified by MetaGeneAnnotator; putative;~sequence version:1), producing the protein MRTKGVYGDGTRAGVNAEGRARKDARKCARACERCVRVCESVVYAAVLPCGKATDPVPGSRLKYRTDKQPQRLRHQAVVGSAGGGPLT; encoded by the coding sequence GTGCGTACGAAGGGCGTGTACGGGGACGGAACGCGCGCGGGCGTGAACGCGGAGGGGCGGGCGCGCAAGGATGCGCGGAAATGCGCGCGGGCGTGCGAGAGATGCGTGAGGGTGTGCGAAAGCGTGGTGTACGCCGCCGTGCTGCCCTGCGGAAAAGCGACGGACCCGGTCCCGGGGTCACGCCTGAAATACCGAACCGACAAACAACCACAACGGCTGCGTCACCAGGCCGTCGTGGGGAGTGCGGGGGGTGGCCCGCTCACCTGA
- a CDS encoding adenylosuccinate lyase (HEAT repeats; pfam13646;~adenylosuccinate lyase [Streptomyces fulvissimus DSM40593];~identified by MetaGeneAnnotator; putative) — translation MGGGAVPAAFEELAGPVGTEELHEALTAPGQPLWAREIAAFRLGLAGDPRAFEALVLLLNHRDPERCVSAAYALSRLGDPRTARAAAALATNELRVAYALLPVRLLADLRAPESVPALVAVLERRLAPGDPHWRVGLACVEGLGALGDPAAREVLQAALPHPRFGAAARAAIGRLGEVSLRLLGAADWPLWREARLTALGDAPHAFTARLADWDDGGESRWRERLALPDAHNLVALLDGDIVGMAAGMPGDGPDARRLRSVWVSPRVRGRGVADRLVAEVASWASRSGATRLTLAVLPASTAALALYRRHGFTVVTEGRETVMSKEL, via the coding sequence ATGGGCGGCGGCGCGGTCCCGGCGGCATTCGAGGAACTCGCCGGACCCGTCGGGACGGAGGAGCTCCACGAGGCGCTCACCGCCCCCGGACAGCCGCTCTGGGCCCGGGAGATCGCCGCCTTCCGGCTCGGCCTCGCCGGCGATCCGCGGGCCTTCGAGGCCCTGGTGCTCCTCCTCAACCACCGTGACCCCGAGCGCTGTGTCTCCGCCGCCTATGCCCTGAGCCGGCTCGGCGACCCGCGTACAGCCCGCGCCGCCGCCGCGCTCGCCACCAACGAACTGCGCGTCGCGTACGCCCTGTTGCCGGTCCGTCTGCTGGCCGACCTGCGGGCCCCCGAGAGCGTGCCCGCTCTCGTCGCCGTCCTGGAACGCCGCCTCGCTCCCGGCGACCCCCACTGGCGCGTCGGCCTCGCCTGCGTGGAGGGCCTGGGGGCGCTGGGCGATCCCGCCGCCCGCGAGGTCCTTCAAGCGGCCCTGCCCCACCCGAGGTTCGGCGCCGCGGCGCGTGCGGCGATCGGCCGGCTCGGCGAGGTGAGCCTGCGCCTGCTCGGCGCGGCCGACTGGCCGTTGTGGCGGGAAGCGCGCCTGACGGCACTCGGCGACGCGCCGCACGCCTTCACGGCCCGGCTCGCCGACTGGGACGACGGCGGCGAGAGCCGCTGGCGCGAACGGCTCGCGCTGCCGGACGCCCACAACCTCGTCGCCCTGCTGGACGGCGACATCGTGGGGATGGCCGCCGGCATGCCCGGTGACGGGCCCGACGCGCGCCGACTCCGCTCGGTGTGGGTGAGCCCCCGCGTACGCGGCCGGGGCGTCGCGGACCGGCTGGTCGCCGAGGTCGCGTCCTGGGCGAGCCGGTCCGGCGCGACCCGGCTCACCCTCGCCGTACTCCCCGCCAGCACGGCCGCCTTGGCGCTCTACCGGCGTCACGGCTTCACCGTGGTGACGGAAGGACGCGAGACGGTGATGAGCAAGGAGCTGTGA
- a CDS encoding hypothetical protein (identified by MetaGeneAnnotator; putative;~sequence version:1) — translation MRVIARRRRETTRWGYLPCPKGYGGARAGAREPSKIQKKGPSVRSSRRRTPHSSLLITVSRPSVTTVKP, via the coding sequence GTGCGTGTGATCGCAAGGCGGAGGAGGGAGACAACGCGGTGGGGGTACCTCCCGTGCCCGAAGGGCTACGGGGGAGCGCGTGCCGGGGCACGCGAGCCCAGCAAGATCCAAAAGAAAGGCCCTAGCGTCCGATCCTCCCGGCGCCGTACGCCTCACAGCTCCTTGCTCATCACCGTCTCGCGTCCTTCCGTCACCACGGTGAAGCCGTGA
- a CDS encoding hypothetical protein (identified by MetaGeneAnnotator; putative;~sequence version:1), which translates to MVTGMIVFVLIGVLVLAVAGCVCVVWASRGGPRWVRGAAAVTLAAGEGVRDVQRRNRKQNGNANSSNGNDD; encoded by the coding sequence GTGGTGACGGGCATGATCGTGTTCGTCCTGATCGGCGTCCTCGTACTGGCCGTCGCGGGGTGCGTGTGTGTCGTCTGGGCGTCCCGGGGCGGTCCCCGGTGGGTCCGGGGCGCCGCCGCCGTGACGCTGGCGGCGGGCGAGGGCGTACGCGACGTCCAGCGGAGGAACCGCAAGCAGAACGGGAACGCGAACTCAAGCAACGGAAACGACGACTAG